Genomic DNA from Haloarcula marina:
ATCCTGTCATCTGTCTGTATTTCCGTGATCGTTTACCGCGTGCCGTGTGGTCTGCGCTGCCATGCCTACATCCATGAAGAATTACTACATAACATTAAAGATAAGGATGTTATTGGTTTGTAATATATTCGAAAACTAGACTGAAAAATTCAATCAAACTTTTCAATATGCGCTCGATGCAGGCCTCCTTCGCGGCGCTCTCCCGGTCAGGTGTTCGAGTCTGTGGGATTGTGGTAGCGTTGCTGACTGGTATTGTGTGCTATTCTCTCTCAATATCTCGGTGGCTGTTCGACCGCACTCAGCGACTCGCGCGACACGGGTCGTGGGGCGCTCCTGCGGACGCCGCGTTCGACGCCGTCCAACCGCGTTCTCGACGCGTCGGCACTCAGAGTACGTCTTCGCGCTCCACCCCGTCGATGTCGAGAATCAGGTCCGGACCGTACGCACCGGCGGGCGTCTGATAGCCGGTGTGGACGTTCCCGTCGAGGACGCGCTCGACGGTCGCCATGGCGGTTTCGACGGTCAGCGTGTACGTGTGCGGGCCGCGAAGTCGGCTGATGACGCGGTCGCCGCCCGCGGCGCGTGCCTCGCCCCACACGAGGCTCTCGCCGCTGGCCCGTTCGTCGGCGTCCGGGCCGTCGGTCGTCTGTTCGATGAGCCACTGGAGGCCCGCCTTCACCGGGGGGAGGCCGAGGACCGGCGACAGGGTTCCGGCGAGTCGCGTCTGCCGCACGGCGCTCGGTGGCATCGACATGTAGACGGTGACGTTCGGGATGCCGGTCGTGTAGTACGCCGTCGCCACGTCACCCCACGGGATGCTCGCGGCGTGGCGGCCGTCGTGTCCCCACCCGAAGTCGATTGTTCGGGATTCGTGGGCGACGCCGACCTGCCGGATTCGGCCGTCGCGCCGGACGGCCCCGCCCTCGTCGATGTGTTCGACCAGCGTCTTCGCCGTTCCCGTCGAAGCCCCCATCTCGGCGTGGAAGGCCAGTTCCAGCGTGTCGGCTTCAGGCAGTCGTTCGTGGAGGTGCGCGCCCAGACAGTCGGTCGGAACCACGTCGAACCCGACGCCGGGCAACAGCATCACCCCCGCCTCGTCCGCCTCGCTGTCCCGGTCGTGGATGGCCTCGAAGACGCCGAGTTCCCCGGTGATGTCGAGGTAGTGCGTCCCGGTTCGGAGGCAGGCGTCGACCATCGGTTCCCACGTCCGCGAGAAGGGACCGGCGCAGTGGAGGACTGCTGTCGCGTCGGCGAGCATCGCGTCGAGTGCCCGTGGTTCGTCGAGGCCGACCACCTCGTAGTTACACCCCAACTCGGTCGCCTGTCGTTCGATTGTCCGCCGGTTGCGCCCGGCCAGCACAGGGTTCAATCCGCGGTCGACGGCTTCCTCGGCGACCAGTTCTCCCGTGTACCCGTACGACCCGTAGATGACGACCTCGTCCATACCACGGAGTTGGTCCGACGCGTGAATAAACGTTTATTGAATGGAGAGTTTCCGACCGAGGAATTGAAGCGGGCCAGTCACATATCTCGAGTCAACATGGACGAGGACAGCAGGATTGTGGCGGTCGACGAGGTCCCCGAGGACGGGAGTTTTCTGTTCACGGTCCGCGACGGGTTCGACACCGAGGAAGCCATCCTCGTGCGCCTCACCGACGGCGTCGTCGCCTTCGAGAACTACTGCCCTCACTGGCGAGACATCCGGTTGGACAAGGGAAGCGGCGCGACGATGCGCGAAGACGAACTCGTCTGTGAGAAACACGGGGCGACGTTCGAGTCGGATACCGGCACCTGCACGTTCGGCCCCTGCGAGGGCGCGGTGCTGGAGGAAGTCGCCGTCACCGTCGAGGACGGCGCGGTGTACCTGACCGACGACCGCTACGAGTTCGAACAGCAGGGCTCGTCGGGCGACCACGACCTCTCCTCGGGCGGACGCATCGGCTTTTCGGGGCAGTAGCGTCGACCGCACCCCCGCTCAAGCGATTCGATAGGCGGGTTCGGCGACGCTCTCAGATTTGCACTCCGGGCATCGACTCGGCCGGTTCGTCAGGTCGTCGAAGTCCGTGAACCCGCACTTCTCGCACTCGGGCGGCGCGACGAGCAGTTGTTCGTCGGTGGCGTCCAGCGATTTCGCGATGTGTTCCACGTGGCTGAGCGCGCTGCTCGTGCGTATCTCGAACGTGTTCGCGATTGTCCCCGCCGCCATCGTCTCGTCGCGTAATCTATCGGCGATGCGTTGGCGCGTCGTCCGACTTGCCTCACGCATGGGATTGCTTGGCAACCGTCGGTAATAGGTTTTGTTACGGTTCCATCGCCGTCTCGACATTTATTACCGCGGCTCGCCACAAATTACGTATGAGTGACACGAGCGCAGTGGAAATGACGGGCGACGAACGCGACACCTTCCTCGGCGTCGGCGGGACGGGCGTCCTCGCGTTCAGTGCGTCCGGTGACGGCCCGCCCGATGCCGTCCCGGTGTCGTACGGGTACGACCCCGGCGAGACGACGTTCTACTTCCGGTTGGCGACCCGGCCGACCAGCGACCGCGCCACCGACGGCAGACCGGTGACGTTTGTCACCTACGACCGGTCGGGCGAGGGGTACCGGAGCGTCGTCGCGTCGGGTCGACTGGAACCCGTCCGCATCGAAGACGTCGCCGACCGGTCGCTCGCGGGACTGGAGAACGTCGACATCCCCGCCGTCGACATCTTCGACCGGCCAGTCGAGGATGTGTCGTTCGAACTCAGGCGACTGGTTCCCGAGACGCTGACGACGCGCCGGTCCCGGGAGTAGTCGATTGACTGGTATCGACCTCGCAGTTCCGTGGTTTGCTCTGCGGTCGCACACTCCGATACGTCCCGAACTCGCGACGACGCCGGAGTTCGGTCGTTTTCACGAACGCCTTTCCAGAAATGATTCGCGCTCCGCGCGAACCCGACGAACAAAGCGGTTCAGCCGAAGTTTTCCACCTTCGCGTCGTCGGCGTCCACACCGGCGGCCTCCAGCGCGGCCGTCGCGTCGTCCAAGAAGTCGGCGAAGCCGTAGATGAACACCTGACCGCCATCGGCGGTGGCGTCGGCGACGGCGTCGGTCAGGCCGTCGTCCCCGTCGAGGACGGCGACGAACGCGCCGTCTGCTTCGAGCGCGGCCAGTCGGTCCTCGTGAATCGGGTCGTCGTCCTGATAGACGACGGCGGCGTCGTTCCCGTCGGCCAGCGCGCGCTCTGCGATGCCGACGGCCGGACCGATGCCGGGGCCGCCAGCGAGGAGTACCGCCCGTGCTTCGCCCTCGTAGAAGTCCGACCCGAAGGGACCGGCGATGCGGACCGTGTCACCCGCTTCGAGGTCGGCCAAGTGAGGCGCGACTTCGCCGTCTGGGTCGATGCCGACGGTAATCTCGAACTCGTCGGTCACGTCGGGCGAGGAGATGGTGTAGAAGCGTGATTCGTCCTCGCCGTCGACGGCGAGCGTGAGTTTGACGAACTGACCGGGTTGGGCGTCGAATTCTGGCGGCGTCTCGATGTCGATAGCGATGGCGTTCGGCCCGACCGACCGAACGTCTGCGACGGTGAGTGAACGTTCGTCCATGTGGCGGACGTAGCGGGGGCCAGCCAAGGGGATTTCGGTTGATTCTGCCGCCTGTTGCACATATTGTTTCGATTCCGAGTTCCTCGCGCGCGGGCGCATACAGAAGCCTTTTCCTACCCCGCAGGCTACCCGTGAGATAGTATGCCAGACGACCTCAATTGGGCCATCGGCGGGGAAGCCGGCGATGGTATCGACTCGACCGGGAAAATCTTTGCGCAGGCACTCTCCCGGGCCGGTCGACACGTCTTCACCTCGAAGGACTTCGCCTCTCGAATCCGTGGCGGGTACACCGCGTACAAGGTCCGAACCGCGGTCGACCGCGTCGAGAGCGTCGTCGACCGCCTCGACATCCTCATCGCCCTGACCGAGCGGACCATCCACGAGAACGAGGACGAACTGCACGACGACTCGGTCATCATCTACGACGGCGAGCGCACCACGATGCAGGACGTCGAGGTGCCCGGCGACGCTACCGCCCTGGAAGTCCCGTTGAAGCGTCTCGCCGAGGACGCCGGTGGGGCCATCATGCTCAACGTCGTCGCCCTCGGTGCGGCCTGTGAAGTGACGAACTTCCCCATCGAGAACTTAGACGAGAGCCTCCAGAAGCGCTTCGGCGACAAGGGCGAGGCCATCGTCGAGAACAACAAGAAGGCCGCCCGCAAAGGCCGGGACTACGTCCGCGAGGAGTACGACGAGGAGTTCGGCTACGAACTGGAAACCACCGACGCCGACTACGTCCTTCTGAACGGCGACGAGGCCATCGGGATGGGCGCTATCGCCGGTGGCTGTCGCTTCTACGCTGGCTACCCCATCACCCCGGCGACGGACGTGATGGAGTACATGACCGGGCGCGTCGACCAGTTCGGCGGCAAAGTCGTACAGGCCGAGGACGAACTCGCGGCCATCAACATGGCGCTGGGCGCGGCCCGCGCCGGTGCGCGGTCGATGACCGCCACCTCCGGCCCGGGTATCGACCTGATGACCGAGACGTTCGGCCTCGTCGCGACCAGCGAGACGCCGCTGGTCATCTGTGACGTGATGCGCTCGGGCCCCTCGACGGGGATGCCGACCAAGCAGGAACAGGGCGACCTGAACATGACGCTGTACGGCGGTCACGGCGAGATTCCGCGGTTCGTCCTTGCGCCGACGACCATCTCCGAGTGCTTCTGGAAGACCGTCGAGGCGTTCAACCTCGCCGAGAAGTACCAGACGCCGGTATATCTCGTCTCCGACCTCGCGCTCGCGGTCACGGAACAGACGTTCTCGCCCGAGACCTTCGACATGGACGAGGTCGAAATCGAGCGCGGCAAAGTCGTCGACGAGAACGACATCGACGCGTGGCTGGACGAGAAGGGGCGCTTCCAGGCGCACTTCCCGGCCGCAGACGGCATCTCGCCGCGCGCCTTCCCCGGCACCACCGACGGCGCGCACATGACGACCGGCCTCGAACACGACGAACTCGGTCGCCGGACCGAGGACACCGAGGTCCGCGTCGAACAGGTCGACAAGCGCCAGCGGAAGGTCGAGACGGCCAAAGAGGAGGAGGACTTCGACTACCGCGAGTTCGGCGACGCCGACGCGGACACGCTGGTCATCTCGTGGGGGTCGAACGAGGGCGCGATGCGAGAAGCCCTCGGGTTCCTCGACGAGGACGGTCACGACGTTCGGTTCATCTCCGTTCCCTACATCTTCCCGCGGCCGGACCTCACCGAGGAAGTCGAATCCGCCGACGACGTCATCGTCGTCGAGTGTAACGCCACCGGCCAGTTCGCCGACGTCATCGAACACGACGTCCTCGAACGCGTCGAGCGCATCAACAAGTACACCGGCGTGCGATTCAAGGCAGACGAACTGGCAGACGAAATCAAACAGACGCTCGCTGGCGACGCGGGCACACAGGAGGTCGAAGCAGAATGAGCTCAGACGTCCGATTCACAGACTTCAAATCCGACAAGCAACCGACGTGGTGTCCCGGATGCGGCGACTTCGGGACGATGAACGGCATGATGAAAGCGCTGGCCGAGACGGGCAACGACCCCGACAACACGTTCGTGGTCGCCGGTATCGGCTGTTCCGGCAAAATCGGGACGTACATGCACAGCTACGCGCTGCACGGCGTCCACGGCCGCGCCCTGCCGGTCGGCATCGGCGTGAAGATGGCGAACCCCGAACTCGAAGTGATGGTCGCCGGCGGCGACGGCGACGGCTACTCCATCGGTGCGGGCCACTTCATCCACGCCGTCCGCCGGAACGTCGACATGAGCTACGTCGTCATGGACAACCGCATCTACGGCCTCACCAAGGGGCAGGCCTCGCCCACCTCGCGGCAGGACTTCGAGACGGCGACGACCCCCGAAGGTCCCGGCCAACCGCCGGTCAACCCGAAGGCGCTGGCGCTCGCGGCCGGTGCGACATTCATCGCGCAGTCGTTCAGTTCGAACTCTCAGCGCCACGCTGAAATCGTCCAGCAGGCCATCGAACACGACGGCTTCGGCTTCGTCAACGTCTACTCGCCCTGTGTCACGTTCAACGACGTCGACACGTACGACTACTTCCGCGACACTATCGTCGACTTGGACGAAACGGACCACGACGCGCAGAACCGCGACCAGGCCAAGGACAAGATACTCGAGAGCGACAAGGAGTACATGGGCGTCCTCTATCAGGACGAGGACTCCGTCCCCTTCGAGGAACGTGAAGGCATCGAGGCCCCGATGAACGACATCCCCGACGGCGCGCCCGAGGGCGCGATGGACCTCGTTCGCGAGTTCTACTAGGCCTTCTTCTTTCCTGTCGGGTTCGCGCTCGCCACAGACGAACGCTCGACTGCGGGCCAAACACGTGGGCGATACCGCGAGTTCGGGACGGTATCGGTGCCCGCGACCGCACAGCGTCCCTGTTACCGCACCGTTCTCACTGCCACGCCGTCGCACACACAACTGGATTGGGTCCGGACCATAAGTGCGCGGTCCCAACCTGAGGTATGCACGTCTTCTGGCACCAGCGGGACCTTCGGATTCCGGACAACCGCGGCCTCTCGCTCGCGGCGAACGACGCCGACGTGGTCCCCGTCTACGTCGTCGACTCCGACCTGCTGAAGAAGGTCGGCAAGCGCCAGCGCGCCTTCTTCATGCGCGGTGTTCGTGCCCTGAAGCGGCAGTATCGCGAGCGCGGGAGTGACCTCGTCGTTCGCTCGGGGTCCGCCGTCGACGTTCTCTCCGAGGTGGTCGAGGAGCACGATGCCGACCGGGTGTTCTACAACGAGCACTACCGACCTGCGCGGCGGAACCGCCAGCGCCGCGTCGACGACGCCCTCCCCACGAAGTCCCTGACCGACCTGTTGCTCGTCGACCCCGCCCGACTCGACCAGCGGTACGAGAACCACAGTCGGTTCTACGACGACTGGCAGGCCGTCCAGAAACTGCCACCTGCCGAGACGCCGGACGACGACTCGCTGGCCGCCGTCAGCGACTCGAAGACTGCGCCGGAAATCGAGGCCGATATCGACCTTCCCGCGGCGGGCTACGACGCTGCCCGCGCCCGCTGGGACCGGTTTCTCGCCGACGGCATCGAGACGTACAACGACACGCGCGACGACATGCAGGCGGCCGTCGAACGACCGGTCGGGGCCGTCTCGCGCATGTCGCCGTACCTCGCGGCGGGGATGATAGGCATCCGCGAAGTGTGGCGCGACGCCAGCGACCGCCACGCCGTGGTCGGCGCCGACGGGAAGCGCAACGTCCAGAAGTACCGCTACGAACTCTCGTGGCGCGAACAGAGCTACCACCTGCTGTACCACAATCCGACGCTCCTGACGGCGAACTACAAGTCCTTCCCGAACGCCATCGAGTGGGAGAACGACCCAGAGCACTTCGAGGCGTGGAAACGCGGCGAGACGGGGTATCCGCTGGTCGACGCGGGGATACGGCAACTGGACGCGGAGGGGTACGTCCACAACCGACCCCGACAGAACGTCGCCTCCTTCCTCACGAAACACCTGCTCACCGACTGGCGGAAGGGCGCGCGGTACTTCACGAAGCGACTGGTCGACCACGACCCGGCCTCGAACTACGCCAGTTGGCAGTGGACGGCCTCGACGGGGACCGATTCGGTCGACGTGCGCATCTTCGACCCGGTGGCGCAGATGAGCAAGTACGACAGCGGGGCCGACTACGTCACCGAGTACGTCCCGGAACTGCGCGGCGTACCGGCCTCGAAAATCGTCGATTGGCCGACGCTCCCGGCGGCGGAACGCGAGGAACTCGCGCCCGACTATCCCGGGCCGATAGTCGACCGGAACGACGCGTACGAACGGGCACAGCGGGTGTTCGAGCGGGCACTCGGGAAGCGGTAGGTGCGGGAGTCAGCGGTCGGCCATCCGCACGCTACAGTGCAGACAGACCGTCTCTCCGGCCACCCAGTTCACGTCGGTCCGGTCGCAGTCGGGACACCGGAAGTTCGCGTTGTTGAACTCTGTGGTTCCGCGCGGGACGTGCAGTATCCCGGCGTCGAGCACCGCGTCGACGACTCCGGGGAACGTCCGCCGTTTGAACGCCGGGCGGTGTGTGAGGTAGCCGACGGACCCGGTGTCGCTCCCGTGGATATCGTCCCACGCGACCTCTGCGCTCGTGTTCCGAGAGGCGTGCAGTACGACTTCGTTCGCGGCGTCGAACGTCGGCGCTGTCACCTGCTCCATCGGGTCGACGGGTGCACAGGCGCGGTAGCGGTCGGCGGCGTCGGTGTAGGCGTCGCCCGGGTCGGCCCCGCGGACCGCTCTCGCGTCGCCGACGAACTCGGAGAACAGTGCGCTCTCGACGCCCTCCCGGACGTGGTCGCGTTGCTCGCCCGCGAGCAGTTCGACTTCTCGACACCGCGTCTCTCCTCGGTCGTCCAGTCCCACCAGTCGGAAACAGAGGCCAGCGAGCGTCAGCGACGCGAGTCCCTTCGCCGTCCGTCCCCTGCCACCGGGTTCGAGTAGCGTGCTGCCGGTGTCGCTGCCGCCGAAGCGCCGGTGGGCGTCGTGAGTGTACGACTGCGCGGCCGCGAGGTAGTCTCTGTCGACGAGGTGGGACACCGCCGCCGAGCGAGCGTTCGTGGTCACGTGGAAGATAGGCGATACAGGAGTAACTACGGCATACCGACGTGGTTGGGTGTGCGCTGTGACAACGCGGCGGTACGAGAAACCGCTCAGCGGTGGCCGGGCAACACACTCGGGTCGCCCGAGCGATAGATGTACTCGACAGCGACGCCAGTCAGCGGCGACTCGGCGGCCGTGGCGTACTCTTTGGCGAGGTTGAGGTACTGTTCGGTGATGTCGACGACCCGCGTGTAGGCCGCCCGGTCGTCCGGCGCGAGGAGGTACTCCGCCGTCACGGGCGTCAACTGTCCTTCGGCCCGGTCGTCAGCGTAGTCGTCCACGTCGTCCAGCCACACCTGGGCGCCGATGATAGCGAGGACGATGGCCTTCGCGAAGTCGTCGTCGATGTCCAGTCCGGCGAGTCGATAGAGGTCGAGCATTCCGTCGTAGATGACCCCCACGCGGGCGTACTGCGTCTTGCTGTAGGGGAGTTGCTTCTCGGCCTCGGTCAGCGCCGCCGGGTCCTCATCGTAGTCGGCGAACTTGTACTCCTCGCGGATGGCGTCTTTCGCGTCCTCGTCGCCGTCCTCGGCGGCCGTCATCAGGTCGCGGAAGTAGTCGTCGCGGTCCTGATGGGCCTCGGAGTAGTCGACGGCCCACTGGTAGGCGTCGGCGACGACGGGGGGCATCTGGTCTAGGAGGCCGTCGAGGTGGGACTGTAACGCGGCCTGCGCTGTCTCAGCGACCCGGCGTGGGTCGGCGTCGATGTCCGTCTCGAAGTCCTCGAACTCGTCGTCGTTGATGGCGTCGCGCATGTCGCCGTCGACCAGCGCTTCGATGGAGAGACGGGTCATCTGCTCGGCGCGGACGACCTGCTCGCGCGGCGAGATGTCGGGCGTGTCGCCGCTCAGGCCCGCCGTCTCGACGGGCGGGACACCGGTGGCGATGTTATCGGTCACCGGGTCAGTGCCGGCGTCTCGACGGGCCTCTCGATAGACGTACCCGAGCGTCAACTGCGCGGGCAGGATGAGTTTCGTGTCGTAGCGAAAAGAGACGGGGCGGCCGAACTCGTCTTCGAGCGCCGCCTCGACGCGGTCGTACACGTCGTCGAGCATCCGTTCGGTCCGGTCGTCGATTTCCGACTTGAGCGAGAGGCTGCTGTAGTCGAACACGCCGGTGTCCGCGTAGTAGCCGAGGACCGACCGGAGTGCGGTCGGGAGCCTTCGACTGTCGGCGAGCGCGCCAGCCCCTGTCTTGAGCACCATGTATCGTCTCTCCGAGTGTGGCAACTGCTGTGGTTGGCGGGTCCTTTACCCTTTCGAGAGACGGCGCGTCGGCGGTAGATAAAGCAAGACTGATAACCGATACGAGTAACCCACAAGCATGCGCGACCGCTTTGACGTGGTGATTGCCGGGGCTGGTCCCGCGGGCGGCCAGTGTGCTCGTGACTTAGCCGAGCGGAACTACGACGTACTGGTCCTCGAAACCGAGTCGGAATCGGACTTCCCACGTCAGAGCAACAAATCGACGGCCGGGACGTTCCCCTCTGCGATGACGGCCTTCTCGATCCCGGACGACGTCGTGATGCACTACACCGACAAGGTCGTCCTCGAATCGCCGAACGACCACTACGTCCGTACCCAGACTGGCGCAGTGCTGGAGTTCGCCGATTTCAAGCGCTTCCTCGTCCGCGACAGTCGCGAGAAGGGCGCGACCTATCGCTTCGACTCGCGAGTCTCGGCCCCCATCATGGAGGACGGCGAGGTCGTCGGCGTCCGCTACGACGGCGACAGAGAGGTGTACGCCGACGTGATTATCGACGCGACGGGCCCGGCCGCGCCGCTGGCGAAGAAACTCGGCGTCTGCGACCTCAAACGCGAGAAGCAGGCCATCGGCATCGAGTACGAGTACGAGGGCGTCGACATGAATCGGGCGGGCTACGCCGACCTCAACGACGCGATGATGCTCCGCCTCGACCACGACCTCGCGCCCGGCGGCTACTCGTGGATTTTCCACACCGGTGAGGACACCGCGAAGGTCGGCCTCTGTTACATTCAGAACGCGGCCCACCACGACTACTCGAAGGAGGGCATGGGCATCGACGACTACCTCGAATACTGGTTAGACAGGGACCCCCGCTTCGAGAACGCCGAACGAATCGAGGGGAAACACGCTCATCGTGGCTCGGCACACATTCAGCCGCCGGCCTCCCTGAGCACGGACAACTTCATGGCCATCGGCGACACCGTCCCCAGCATCGACCCGCTCTGGGGCGAGGGCATCCACAAGGGCATGAAATCCGCCCGCGCCGCCGCGGCCACCGTCGACGCCGCCCTCACCCCGAACGACCCGGACACGTCCGCGGAGTCGCTGGCGGTCTACGATCAGTTGTGGCACAGCGACGTGGCCCCGAAACAGCGAACGCGACTGACGATGACCGAACTGCTGTACCTCGCGCCAAACGAGCGCTACGACCAGTTGATGGCCGACCTCCAGCAGACCGACGACGACGTGCTGACCGAGGTCAACTCTGGCAACCGACGGGCGTTCGCCCAGTTGTT
This window encodes:
- a CDS encoding saccharopine dehydrogenase family protein, coding for MDEVVIYGSYGYTGELVAEEAVDRGLNPVLAGRNRRTIERQATELGCNYEVVGLDEPRALDAMLADATAVLHCAGPFSRTWEPMVDACLRTGTHYLDITGELGVFEAIHDRDSEADEAGVMLLPGVGFDVVPTDCLGAHLHERLPEADTLELAFHAEMGASTGTAKTLVEHIDEGGAVRRDGRIRQVGVAHESRTIDFGWGHDGRHAASIPWGDVATAYYTTGIPNVTVYMSMPPSAVRQTRLAGTLSPVLGLPPVKAGLQWLIEQTTDGPDADERASGESLVWGEARAAGGDRVISRLRGPHTYTLTVETAMATVERVLDGNVHTGYQTPAGAYGPDLILDIDGVEREDVL
- a CDS encoding Rieske (2Fe-2S) protein, with the translated sequence MDEDSRIVAVDEVPEDGSFLFTVRDGFDTEEAILVRLTDGVVAFENYCPHWRDIRLDKGSGATMREDELVCEKHGATFESDTGTCTFGPCEGAVLEEVAVTVEDGAVYLTDDRYEFEQQGSSGDHDLSSGGRIGFSGQ
- a CDS encoding transcriptional regulator encodes the protein MREASRTTRQRIADRLRDETMAAGTIANTFEIRTSSALSHVEHIAKSLDATDEQLLVAPPECEKCGFTDFDDLTNRPSRCPECKSESVAEPAYRIA
- a CDS encoding pyridoxamine 5'-phosphate oxidase family protein, which produces MSDTSAVEMTGDERDTFLGVGGTGVLAFSASGDGPPDAVPVSYGYDPGETTFYFRLATRPTSDRATDGRPVTFVTYDRSGEGYRSVVASGRLEPVRIEDVADRSLAGLENVDIPAVDIFDRPVEDVSFELRRLVPETLTTRRSRE
- a CDS encoding FAD-dependent oxidoreductase; this translates as MDERSLTVADVRSVGPNAIAIDIETPPEFDAQPGQFVKLTLAVDGEDESRFYTISSPDVTDEFEITVGIDPDGEVAPHLADLEAGDTVRIAGPFGSDFYEGEARAVLLAGGPGIGPAVGIAERALADGNDAAVVYQDDDPIHEDRLAALEADGAFVAVLDGDDGLTDAVADATADGGQVFIYGFADFLDDATAALEAAGVDADDAKVENFG
- a CDS encoding 2-oxoacid:acceptor oxidoreductase subunit alpha gives rise to the protein MPDDLNWAIGGEAGDGIDSTGKIFAQALSRAGRHVFTSKDFASRIRGGYTAYKVRTAVDRVESVVDRLDILIALTERTIHENEDELHDDSVIIYDGERTTMQDVEVPGDATALEVPLKRLAEDAGGAIMLNVVALGAACEVTNFPIENLDESLQKRFGDKGEAIVENNKKAARKGRDYVREEYDEEFGYELETTDADYVLLNGDEAIGMGAIAGGCRFYAGYPITPATDVMEYMTGRVDQFGGKVVQAEDELAAINMALGAARAGARSMTATSGPGIDLMTETFGLVATSETPLVICDVMRSGPSTGMPTKQEQGDLNMTLYGGHGEIPRFVLAPTTISECFWKTVEAFNLAEKYQTPVYLVSDLALAVTEQTFSPETFDMDEVEIERGKVVDENDIDAWLDEKGRFQAHFPAADGISPRAFPGTTDGAHMTTGLEHDELGRRTEDTEVRVEQVDKRQRKVETAKEEEDFDYREFGDADADTLVISWGSNEGAMREALGFLDEDGHDVRFISVPYIFPRPDLTEEVESADDVIVVECNATGQFADVIEHDVLERVERINKYTGVRFKADELADEIKQTLAGDAGTQEVEAE
- a CDS encoding 2-oxoacid:ferredoxin oxidoreductase subunit beta, which produces MSSDVRFTDFKSDKQPTWCPGCGDFGTMNGMMKALAETGNDPDNTFVVAGIGCSGKIGTYMHSYALHGVHGRALPVGIGVKMANPELEVMVAGGDGDGYSIGAGHFIHAVRRNVDMSYVVMDNRIYGLTKGQASPTSRQDFETATTPEGPGQPPVNPKALALAAGATFIAQSFSSNSQRHAEIVQQAIEHDGFGFVNVYSPCVTFNDVDTYDYFRDTIVDLDETDHDAQNRDQAKDKILESDKEYMGVLYQDEDSVPFEEREGIEAPMNDIPDGAPEGAMDLVREFY
- a CDS encoding cryptochrome/photolyase family protein → MHVFWHQRDLRIPDNRGLSLAANDADVVPVYVVDSDLLKKVGKRQRAFFMRGVRALKRQYRERGSDLVVRSGSAVDVLSEVVEEHDADRVFYNEHYRPARRNRQRRVDDALPTKSLTDLLLVDPARLDQRYENHSRFYDDWQAVQKLPPAETPDDDSLAAVSDSKTAPEIEADIDLPAAGYDAARARWDRFLADGIETYNDTRDDMQAAVERPVGAVSRMSPYLAAGMIGIREVWRDASDRHAVVGADGKRNVQKYRYELSWREQSYHLLYHNPTLLTANYKSFPNAIEWENDPEHFEAWKRGETGYPLVDAGIRQLDAEGYVHNRPRQNVASFLTKHLLTDWRKGARYFTKRLVDHDPASNYASWQWTASTGTDSVDVRIFDPVAQMSKYDSGADYVTEYVPELRGVPASKIVDWPTLPAAEREELAPDYPGPIVDRNDAYERAQRVFERALGKR
- a CDS encoding digeranylgeranylglycerophospholipid reductase yields the protein MRDRFDVVIAGAGPAGGQCARDLAERNYDVLVLETESESDFPRQSNKSTAGTFPSAMTAFSIPDDVVMHYTDKVVLESPNDHYVRTQTGAVLEFADFKRFLVRDSREKGATYRFDSRVSAPIMEDGEVVGVRYDGDREVYADVIIDATGPAAPLAKKLGVCDLKREKQAIGIEYEYEGVDMNRAGYADLNDAMMLRLDHDLAPGGYSWIFHTGEDTAKVGLCYIQNAAHHDYSKEGMGIDDYLEYWLDRDPRFENAERIEGKHAHRGSAHIQPPASLSTDNFMAIGDTVPSIDPLWGEGIHKGMKSARAAAATVDAALTPNDPDTSAESLAVYDQLWHSDVAPKQRTRLTMTELLYLAPNERYDQLMADLQQTDDDVLTEVNSGNRRAFAQLFHLSDLPLLAKYARQRLSN